One Aphidius gifuensis isolate YNYX2018 linkage group LG3, ASM1490517v1, whole genome shotgun sequence DNA window includes the following coding sequences:
- the LOC122852957 gene encoding uncharacterized protein LOC122852957 → MLTMKIKYLLKCILILCLASATCSQILNHDYTSNDTFLNSKVFGDMILINRTGQLFSPEKSCVRYCIENSKKQSTSNEPTIEDNYINIIWQVGQKHSTNLTTKAKIEPANEQPRELGNSNNATVDEIKKCQIKLKIDCDKSSPNNRDKINNKFNVLTEKSEYGYSENQFNIEPDTKAIRIRIVGNLSWIMLQIPSRTKTSDEIEVSLMRNDEDNFVEIQTINSPSGDWLLKLQGSSDNEMYNLSIIQINEEFENTLIYQKTQLNDKQNSYEKDPNNRGVVIYFEDNEPIKSRNAALKYPDDNMNNEMKMQNNSDKIIFKDSREELSMLSADNEIQQNDDLELDDLSRATSLNTKTTRQLIIDIDPATSLIAKPNTVHRVIFTVTNNYLLDLRYFFTATSSKYQIINGRWANQLFPYEQWIRAGETITINIFIEIPNFVVNTVNMVSLLVKRQSVDPYQQKSAYIYVESFTNQITDATSPTIDYTFYDNCWGKRSKEYCSYSRWSVEMTVTDSESGLKKVSTQPGGVRPKYDYIAGTKNPVKFIYTSTCCYSTVKITAIDVLGNENSRTLDVTDWWNLSAGEITAIVLGFIIIIILIIICVLICVYWYRRRKSADLTYTQRYGSRTTPTNRGTERTSF, encoded by the exons ATGCTTaccatgaaaattaaatatttattaaaatgtatattaattttgtgtCTTGCCAGTGCAACATGCAGTCAAATTCTCAATCATGATTATACAAGTaatgatacttttttaaattcaaaagtttttggtgatatgattttaattaatcgaACAGGTCAATTATTTTCACCTGAAAAATCTTGTGTGAG aTACtgcattgaaaattcaaagaaacAATCAACTTCAAATGAGCCAACTATTGAGGACAACTACATTAACATTATTTGGCAAGTTGGCCAAAAACATTCAACAAACTTAACAA CAAAAGCAAAAATAGAACCTGCAAATGAACAGCCAAGAGAACTAGGTAATTCCAACAATGCAACAGTTgacgaaattaaaaaatgtcaaattaaattgaaaattgattgtGACAAGTCAAGCCCAAACAATCGAgacaaaatcaacaacaaattt AATGTATTGACCGAAAAAAGCGAGTATGGCTATAGTGAAAATCAGTTTAACATTGAGCCCGATACAAAGGCTATACGTATTCGAATTGTAGGAAATTTATCATGGATCATGCTTCAAATACCGAGCA gAACAAAAACATCAGATGAGATTGAAGTGTCACTTATGCGAAATGATGAGGACAATTTTGTGGAAATTCAAACGATAAATTCACCATCAGGTGACTGGCTATTGAAACTACAAGGATCATCTGATAACGAGATGTATAATTTATCGATTATCCAGATAAATGAAGAATttgaaaatacattaatttatcaaaaaactcaattaaatgataaacaaaattcGTATGAAAAAG atccAAATAATCGTGGTGTCGTTATATACTTTGAGGATAATGAACCAATAAAATCACGTAATGCTGCACTTAAATATCCAGATGATAATATGAACAATGAAATGAAAATGCAAAACAAttcagataaaattatttttaaagattcaAGAGAAGAATTATCAATGCTATCAGCTGACAATgaaatacaacaaaatgatgatttagaacttgatgatttatcaagagCAACAAGTCTTAATACCAAAACAACaagacaattaattattgatattgatcCAGCTACATCATTAATTGCAAAACCAAATACTGTTCATCGTGTTATTTTCACTGTtaccaataattatttgttagacttgcgttatttttttacagcaaCAAGCTCAAagtatcaaataattaatggaCGTTGGGCAAATCAATTATTTCCATATGAACAATGGATACGTGCTGGTGaaacaattacaattaatatatttattgaaattccaaattttgttgtaaatactgTCAACATGGTATCACTTTTAGTTAAACGACAAAGTGTTGATCCTTATCAACAAAAATCAGCTTATATTTACGTCGAGAGTTTCACAAATCAa ataACTGATGCAACAAGTCCAACAATTGATTAtacattttatgataattgttGGGGAAAAAGAAGTAAAGAATATTGCAGTTACAGTAGATGGAGTGTTGAAATGACTGTCACTGATTCTGAATCAG gcttaaaaaaagtatcaacaCAACCTGGTGGTGTACGTCCAAAGTATGATTACATTGCTGGTACAAAAAATCcggttaaatttatttatacatcaaCTTGTTGTTATTCAACAGTTAAAATAACAGCAATAGATGTTTTGggaaatgaaaattcaagaaCACTTGATGTTACAG attGGTGGAATTTAAGTGCAGGAGAAATAACAGCAATTGTATTaggatttataattataattattttaattataatttgtgtATTAATTTGTGTATATTGGTATCGTAGACGTAAAAGTGCTGATTTAACTTACACACAAAGATATGGATCACGAACAACTCCTACCAATCGTGGAACTGAACGTactagtttttaa
- the LOC122852978 gene encoding uncharacterized protein LOC122852978, which translates to MKMESRKTRLYSNCQPTQMRKPNIKNILLSRSNELSNTCPFISFFHGPTKSEFASQPETPVTIKLIPKESETKNTEIQWQHTTDSVEQENIETSVKNSSESRVKNRKTTRSIFKQALEAVVQQVESEKAKTNNVPIVNSSVPLFSPDSSVSPAPRFCLNDKINHQDEKNKTDCRMDSSTTTITKMNSQYPKAHELTKASKILDENKNEVDDLIKKISCVINDYPSGVFEHQLPVYYKQRYNEKLTKSWVKLIDQMDLKMEPSVGSFNIIIRK; encoded by the exons ATGAAAATGGAATCAAGAAAAACACGTTTATACTCTAATTGCCAACCAACACAAATGAGAAaaccaaatattaaaaatatattattatcaagatctaatgaattatcaaatacatgtccattcatttcattttttcatggACCAACTAAATCAGAGTTTGCGTCTCAACCTGAAACACCTGTGACcattaaattaataccaaaagaaagtgaaacaaaaaatacagaaaTTCAATGGCAACATACAACTGATAGTGTTGaacaagaaaatattgaaacgtcagttaaaaattcatcagaaTCACGTGTTAAAAATCGTAAAACAACTCgctcaatttttaaacaagCTCTTGAAGCAGTTGTTCAACAAGTTGAATCAGAAAAagcaaaaacaaataatgtaCCAATTGTTAATTCATCAGTACCATTATTTTCACCAGACTCATCAGTATCACCAGCTCCAAGATTTTGTTTAAATGACAAGATAAATcatcaagatgaaaaaaataaaactgactGCAGGATGGATTCATCAACCACTACTATTACAAAAATGAATTCTCAATATCCAAAGGCACATGAACTAACAAAAGCTTCAAAAatacttgatgaaaataaaaatgaagttgatgatttgataaaaaaaatttcatgtgtAATTAATGACTATCCTTCTGGTGTTTTTGAACATCAATTGCCAGTCTATTACAAGCAGCGTTACAacgaaaaattaacaaaatctTGGGTCAAATTGATTGATCAAATGGATCTCAAAATGGAGCCTAGTGTTGGAtcattcaatattataatcagAAAG taG